The Oceanispirochaeta sp. M1 region ATTGATCCCGATAGAAATCCTGCGCTGATTTCAAACTATACCGAAGAGGGACAGACTGTCTCTCCCGGCAGTGTTATTGTGGCCTCAGGAGCCTACTCCAGAGTAATAAACCGCATGGATATGTACAGCATCAGCTACAGCCAGCAGGGACAGCCTCAGATACTGGGAATGACAGTGGAGCAGCGCATCACATCGGCACTCTCCTATGTAAGCACAGGAAAGGAGCCTAAAATCTATGTGATGGAAGGTCATAACGAGTTTACCCTGACCGACCTCAACCTTCAGGATGTAGTGAGCAAGGCAAACTTCAGTATCGAGACACTGAATCTTCTTAAGGAAGGTTCCATTCCATCAGATGCTGAGCTGGTTGTAATTCTCTCTCCCAAGCGGGATATAACCATAAACGAATCAAAGGCTCTGGCCTCCTATCTGGAACAGGGGGGTGCCCTCTTTGTATCCCTGGATCTTACGGGAGCCGATATGAGAAATATGGACAGCCTGCTGGAGCGCTATAACATCATAATAACTCCCGGATTTGTCATGGAAAAGGATACAAACCGCCTGCTTCCGGGGATGGGTAACAATCCTCTCTTCTTCTCACCCCGTCTTGCAGTGGAGAATCCCATTACAGACTCTCTGAAAGAGAACAGCCTGGATACATTTGTCTTCACTTCCATGGCCCTACGGGAAACTGAAATAAGAAAACGCAACCTCAAGTTCACACCACTTCTAAGCTCATCCGAAAGCAGCTGGCTCAGAACTGATCTGAACAATACATCCGAATTCAGAACCGCTGATGATACAGCGGGACCTGTTACCATTGCGGCGTCCCTTGCGGAAACCAATAGGGATACGGGAAAAGAGGACGGCGCCAGAATCATCGTATTCGCCAGTGGAAAATCACTGTCCACCCTCCCGGGTCTTGGACAGATCAAGGCAAATATCGAATTCTTTATCAACAGTCTCAACTGGCTGAGTGAGCAGGAAGAATCAATCAATATCCCCAGCAAGAGCCTTTTCCGTCTGCCCCTGCAGATGAATGCCCTTCAGGCCTGGATCTATGCGGCTATCTGTGTTCTTCTAATTCCCCTGGCTATTATTATTACAGCCTCTGTAATTCTCTTCAGGAGGAAAAATCTTTGAAAAAGAAGAAGCAGTTAATCATAGCCCTGGCAGCTCTCATACTGCTGGGTGCCGGTTATTTTCTGATGCCCCTTCTTGGAGGGGATAAGGAAGAACCCCAAAGCAGCAATACAGCAGCACGAGAGAGCTATGTGCTTACAGACGTCGCCGAGGATAATTTCAATTCTCTGACCATAGAAAACAGGTTTGGGAAATATACAATGATTCCCACTGAGAACGGCATAACCCTTAAAGATTCAGAATCGATGGTTCTGAACCAGCAGACAGCCGGAGCTCTCAGCTATGGCCTTAGAAACCTGACAAGCTTTGAGAAAATAGAAGAGAACAGCAGCAGTCTGGAAGGTTACGGTCTGAACAGCCCCTCGGGGATTCTTACGGTAACACTTTCTGATGACAGCACTCTTCAGATTATACTAGGAAAAGCCGCTCCTTCGGGCAGTGGTTATTACACAATGAAAGAGGGTGAGAATACGGTTTACCTCCTTTCATCCTATATGGCAGGGAGCTTTCTGAATTCAGTAGATCTGCTCCGGGACAGGACTCTCCCCCAGGTTAATTTTCAGAATCTCAAACGCCTGACCATTAAGGGAGAAAGGATTATAGACATAGTCCCCTACTTCCCCTACGAAGTATTTTCAAGCAGCCTCAGCCCTCTTCTGATGGTAAAACCCTACAAGAGACCCACAGCTGTAAACACACAAACCTACTCTGAGAATCTGGAAGCTTTTGTTAAGAATTACCATATCATCGATTTCATCGAAGAAGGAACTGTGGAAACAGGCCTTAAGAATCCTGCAGCAGCCCTTTACATGAAAGATGGGGAAGGTGCAGAACTGAGCATTGAATTCGGAAACAGAACAGAAGACGGCTCTGCCGTATACTCACGGATCAGCGGAATCGGGGGAGTCATTACCCTCCCGGTTGAAGCGGCTAAAATTACAGAGGTCAAAGCCATAGAGATGACAGACCGTTTTGTCCGTCTTATCAGCATAGACCATATCAGTGAAGTTCGTGTTGAATATGGTGATGAGCTTTGGGTAGGCGGGATCAGGTGGATTGATGAGGATACCGGAGAGTTTACATTCCAGGGAGAGTCCGTAGAGGAGGATCCCTTCAAAAAAATGTATCAGGAGATTCTCTATCTCCTCTTTGAAGGCGAAATACCCGAGCCCTTCTCTCCCCGGGGAAAAGCGGAGTTCATGGTCAGTTATATTGGAGATGATAAATCACCCGGTAAAACTACTGCTGAATTCTACAGCTACAATCAGGATTATTATGCCGTCAGCATAGACGGCTATGCCCCCGAATTTCTAATTGGTAAATATCAGGTTGAATCTTTGGTTCAGTTCATCAGAAATTACGCAGGCTGATCCGGCTGGGTTCATAAGCATAAAAAACCGGTGAGTTTACTCAACCGGTTTTTTTTGATATTCAGGGTAGTAATTTTTGAAGCTTTTCGATCTCCATGATTTCCATTATCAGAGAGGGACGGTCTTTCAGCTGTATAAGAAGGTAACCCCGTACAAAGAGAGAAGTCAGCCCATTGAGTGTGGGTATTTTATCTTCATCCTGCTGACTCTCTATACACATTTTCCCCCATTTTTCAGGGATTTTTCTGATCACTTTTACATCAGTCAGAGGAAATGAAATTTCTGTTTTTTCATAATCAGAATCTTTTCGGTTAAACATGGCCATCAGGGCATTCTGTTTTTCAAAATCTTCAAAATAGAAGCGGCCATTAATAACATAGCCAAGACCGCCGCGACCGTTGAACTTTCCGGATGCGCTTTCACCCATCATTACGGCATAGCTTTGATATTCAAGCTTTCCACCGAGACTTTCTTCTTTTTCCTGCCAGAATTTATCGACTTCAGGCTGTTTATTTGCTGCCATACCCTTTCCTCTTTTTAAGAACTGATTCAATATAACCCTTATATTCCCGGCGGGCAAGTAAGACACTGTAATGACTTCAGATTAAGAGCTTAGTCGGCCGATACTCTTTCAAGAGGAGCATCAATGGATAAAAGTACATTAAGAGAACATGTAGACCTTATCAGAGAGGTATTCTCTTATAACCGTCGATTCAAGGATTCACTGTTTGTTATCAAGATCGACAGTTCCATTATTGATCATCCTTACTTCTCCATACTTGTGAGGGATCTCTCTCTGCTGCATCAAAATGGAATCCGTTTTGTCATTATCCCCGGAGCCCATGACAGGATCAATGAGATTCTGGGACAGTACAATATCAGCTATGAGAGCCGTGGCGGAATCAGAATATCATCGGATGAAGCTATAAACTTTATCAAGATGGCCGCCTTTGATGTCTCCAATAAGGTGATGACACAGCTTTCGGGTTATGACATCCCATCAGTGATAGGAAATTGGGTCCGCGCCAGAGCCCTGGGTGTTATCGATGGAGTTGATTATCAGAACACAGGAAAAGTAGACAAAATCAAAACCGACTCCATCCAGACTCTTCTCAAAGAGGGACATATCCCCATCTTCCCCTGTATCGGCTGGAATGCAAAAGGTGACCCCTACAATGTATCATCCGACGAACTGGCCAAGGTCATAGCTGTTGAAATGGGAGCTTCCAAGCTCTTTTTCATTACTGCCGATACAGTGCTCTCCAGTGAAAACTGCAATGTTCCCTCCGAAATGATTCTCACCGAAGACGGCAGGATTTCAAAACTGTCACTGGGGCAGACTCAACAGCTCCTCGAGGCTAATCCCGATAATCCTCTGATGATCAGAGTCGAGTCGGCTTTCCAGGCCTGTGAGCAGGGAGTGAACCGTGTACACATTATTGACGGAAAAAGTGACGGTGCTGTACTGAAGGAGATTTTCTCCAACCTCGGTATCGGTACCATGATCCATAACAATACCTATGAGCGGATCAGAAAAATGGAGAGCAAGGATATATCCAGTGTTCTCAGCCTGATGAAACCTTTTATAGACAAAGGGATTCTCATCTCCCGTTCAAGACAGGATCTTACAGAGATGAAGAAAGATTTTGTGGTCTATTCCATGGATGGAATCATCCACGGCTGTGGAGCACTTCATCGCTACAGTGATGATCTGGCAGAAATTGCCGCCCTGGCTGTGGATAGAAAATTCGTTCACCTTAAGATCGGCGGAAAGATAGTCTCCTATCTTCTTGAACAGGCGCAGAACAAAGGACTGAAAAGAGTCTTCGTTTTGACAACCCAAACCTCTGACTGGTTTCAGAACCTTGGTTTTGAAACAGCCGATGTGGAAGATCTGCCTGAAGAAAAAAGATCTCAGTACAACAAGGACAGAAACTCCCGGGTTCTGATGTACCGCTTCTGACTATCCAAAAACTTATTTCCTCCTGCCATTTCATTGATGCACACTCCCACTCTGATGATTATCCCAACAGGGATGCCATGCTCAGGGAAGTCAAGAAAAACAAAATTCTCACACTGAACTCTGCCGTTGATCCTGAGTCCATAAAAGCAGCAGCCGCAATGAATAAAATCTGTCCATGGATATTGACCGCCTCAGGAATACATCCATGGAATGCCGGAAAATACAGCCCCGAAACCGTTGAATCTCTTGAAAATGAGTATAAGTCAGCTATGCATATATCAGAAATCGGCATGGATTCTGTATGGGCACCTCAAGAAGCAGATATAAAAAAACAGGAAGCCTTGATGGAATCTCAGCTCTCCATGGCCTTAAAGTACAATAAACCTGTTACCCTCCATACCAAGGGTGCGGAACAACAGGTCCTGACTCAACTGAAATCAATCAGGCCTCCCTCAACTCTGATCCACTGGTTTGACGGCAGCGAGACACAACTTAAAGAATATATGAATCTTGATTGTTTCTTTACTGTTTCACCCGCGGTTTTCACTGACAGAAAATTCCGCAGTCTTATAAAAAAGATTCCCCTGAACAGGCTGCTGCCGGAAACAGATAACCCGGGGACCTGGTCCTGGCTTTTTGGTGAGGATGGGCATCCCCTTCAGATACAGAATGTAATAAAAGAATCGGCCTCTTTTTTGAATTGTGATGAAGATGAACTCCTGCTCTGCTACAAAGAAAATCTTAAGGCATTTCTCCTTCTTTAATAAAAAAATATTCGAAGGCTGATTTAATTGAAATTTTCATAACAAGATATAATAATTTGTATACAAGGATTTATAATATGAAAAAAACACCGATTATATGCATGCTCATCTTATTGAGCTTAAGTCCCCTCTGGGCACAGAATTTCGGAATTGCCGTACAGGATCAGATTTCAGCAGTCCTATCCAACCCTGCGGCTATGGGTGTAGGGAATTCCCAGGGATTCGGTTATATCAACCGATTCTCAACGGACAATGGATTTGAAAAAGATTATGACCTGATCTTCTCTCTGGGAAATCTCGCCTACAGTTACGGAAACCTTTACGGAACAAACAAACACCGTGTTGCCGGAGGAATCAGTCTGGGTATGGGTATGTACGCCGGTGCAGACTACCAGTGGTATAAGGGAATAGATGATATGGGAGGACTGGGACTCTCCTTTATGCTCAGACCTACAGATTTCATCTCCCTTGCCATTAAAGGTGAAGATCTGAACAAAGAAGAGTATATGGAGTTGGGTTTCGGATTCCGTCCCCTCTTCTTCACAAAGAATCTAAGTTCTCGTCTTACCCTCTCCGGTGATGCCAGGGTTCAGAATGGAGAATGGCAGGGAGTTAGCCTCGGGGCATTTATGGAACCAGCTGACGGGGTCAAACTCTTTAGTGACTACAACTTCGAAAAAGAGGCCTTTCAGGTAGGTATGAGTCTCTCCTTCGCATTCCTGGATATAGGTTCGGCAATGGATGCCAGCGGAGACAGAAGCTGGAACGACGGCTACTTTCAGGCCTTCAGCTCTGTGAAAAAACAGCGCAGCTTTATCGAACGCTCTTTCAACAAGGCCATAGAATATGATCTGGCTGACGTAATCATAGATACTCCGGTGAGGGGTTATGCTTCTGTAACACCTCAGAAAGGGGTTCGCACCCTTGTAGACTTCATCCTTGATATGGAAGTTATTAAAAAGGACGATACAACAGATGCAATAATCTTCCGCAATCAGAGTTTCCAGACAAACTTTGCCAACCTACTGGAAATAGAGTCTGTTCTGCATGAAGTTAAAGCTACAGGGAAAAAGATCTACTTCTACTATGACTCCATCGACAATCTGCCCTATGCCCTGGCCGCATCGGTGGCGGACGGTATATATCTAAGCCCTGCAGGCTCAGTCTATCTAAAGGGATTCGGAGTTACCAACTTCTACCTGAAGAATTTTCTGGCTGAATGGGGAATCAAGGTTAACAACTTCCAGTCCCACGACTACAAGACCGTCTATAACAGATATTCCGAGTCGGGAATGACCGATGCTGAGCGTGAAGCACTTCAGTATATGTATGACGGGCTCCAGGCCCAGATGAACCGTATGATTGATGAGGGAAGATCAGAAAAACTTGACGGCAGCGCCCAGTCTCTTATAGACAAAGGCCCCTTCATCTATGCCTCCAAGGCTCTTGAAATGGGTCTGGTGGATGCACTGATGTATGAGGACGAGTTTGACACAACAATGAGGCAGCTGAGGCTGAATATTTTCAAGGCGTCCCACTCAACTGGTGATATAAAATATGACTGGGAGTCAACGGGACGCCCCATTATTGCTGTGATATACGCCAATGGTGGAATCAATATGGGAGAGGGTGTTGCCGGTCAGAATATTGGATCGGACTCCATGGTAGAGGCTATTCGTGCCGCAAGAAAGAATCCTCTTGTCAAAGGAATCATCCTCAGGGTCAATTCCGGTGGAGGTTCCTCTCTGGCATCTGACCTTATTGCAAGAGAAGTTGCTCTCTGCAGTCATGGAGAGAATCCTAAACCCGTCATTGTCTCAATGGGTGGATCCGCTGCCTCGGGAGGATATTATATATCCGCCCCGGCCACCCGAATCATAGCCTCACCTGCCACAATAACAGGTTCTATTGGCGTAATAACCATTATGCCTGAAATCACAGGACTTCTGGAAAAATTCGGAGTCGGAACAGGCTCTGTCAAAACAGCAGAAAACGCTAATACAGGCAGCCCTCTGAAAGAGATGACAGAAGAGGAAGCTGCAATGATCAGAGAGTATATTGCAGAGAACTATGAACAGTTTATCAGCCTGGTAGGTGAGTTCAGACAGATGCCTGTTGAAAAGGTTCATGAATCAGCTCAGGGCCGAATATGGACGGGGGAACAGGCAAAAGAGAGAGGACTTGTAGATGCCAACGGTGGGATCAGACAAGCCTATCAACTGATGCAGCAGATGGTAGAAACCAAAAAAGATATCAGACTCCTTGAAATTGTACCGGGCAGAAACCCCAATATATTTGAACGATCCCTGTCCATGCCCATGTTTCAGAGTCTGAGAAAAGAATCAGAACTGCCGCTGCCTGAAGATCTAAAAAATCTGATGAAAATGTACAAGGAACTGAGCAGTTATGAAGAGGAAAAAGCACTCTACCTGATGCCCTATACAGAAGAGGAACTGGGAATAGGAGGAGAATGAGAATAGTATTCTGACTTACTCCTGAAAAGGAGACAGAATCTCATCAATCACTTCAATAACACGTAATGCATCCCGGAAGGAGGAGTTGCTCTTTCTTCCGGGGTTATTATAAAGCTCGATGGCATGATTCATCATAGCCGAAAAATAGGCTGTACGGCCGTTCCAGCCGCTGCAGCTGTTCTTCAGAGAACGAAAACCCGAATAGTAGGGAGACTCCTCTGAATTCCAGATTTCATACACGCCGTTCCCTATTCTGATCCGGCCGCTTTCGAAGCTGAGATCCAGTTCAAAAACAAGATGATCCCGGCCGCCTGATATATCCAGATTTATATGACAATCACCTGCCCTGGCATGCACAATAAGGGGAGATTTTTCCTTAAAAGGCTCTCCCCAGGCATTAAGGATCTCAAGATCTGAACCTGTCAGAAAGCGGAGAATATCCAGCATATGGGTTCCGTCATGATAGAG contains the following coding sequences:
- a CDS encoding GldG family protein; this translates as MMKLKLNFKARHAGMAALMNIAVLGGLILFNLLFQNIPAQWDMTKRKLFSLTDQTSTLIGGLEKEVQIYLLAKPGQEPKDIKEVLDRYAGASSKINLDVIDPDRNPALISNYTEEGQTVSPGSVIVASGAYSRVINRMDMYSISYSQQGQPQILGMTVEQRITSALSYVSTGKEPKIYVMEGHNEFTLTDLNLQDVVSKANFSIETLNLLKEGSIPSDAELVVILSPKRDITINESKALASYLEQGGALFVSLDLTGADMRNMDSLLERYNIIITPGFVMEKDTNRLLPGMGNNPLFFSPRLAVENPITDSLKENSLDTFVFTSMALRETEIRKRNLKFTPLLSSSESSWLRTDLNNTSEFRTADDTAGPVTIAASLAETNRDTGKEDGARIIVFASGKSLSTLPGLGQIKANIEFFINSLNWLSEQEESINIPSKSLFRLPLQMNALQAWIYAAICVLLIPLAIIITASVILFRRKNL
- a CDS encoding DUF4340 domain-containing protein yields the protein MKKKKQLIIALAALILLGAGYFLMPLLGGDKEEPQSSNTAARESYVLTDVAEDNFNSLTIENRFGKYTMIPTENGITLKDSESMVLNQQTAGALSYGLRNLTSFEKIEENSSSLEGYGLNSPSGILTVTLSDDSTLQIILGKAAPSGSGYYTMKEGENTVYLLSSYMAGSFLNSVDLLRDRTLPQVNFQNLKRLTIKGERIIDIVPYFPYEVFSSSLSPLLMVKPYKRPTAVNTQTYSENLEAFVKNYHIIDFIEEGTVETGLKNPAAALYMKDGEGAELSIEFGNRTEDGSAVYSRISGIGGVITLPVEAAKITEVKAIEMTDRFVRLISIDHISEVRVEYGDELWVGGIRWIDEDTGEFTFQGESVEEDPFKKMYQEILYLLFEGEIPEPFSPRGKAEFMVSYIGDDKSPGKTTAEFYSYNQDYYAVSIDGYAPEFLIGKYQVESLVQFIRNYAG
- the argA gene encoding amino-acid N-acetyltransferase, with protein sequence MDKSTLREHVDLIREVFSYNRRFKDSLFVIKIDSSIIDHPYFSILVRDLSLLHQNGIRFVIIPGAHDRINEILGQYNISYESRGGIRISSDEAINFIKMAAFDVSNKVMTQLSGYDIPSVIGNWVRARALGVIDGVDYQNTGKVDKIKTDSIQTLLKEGHIPIFPCIGWNAKGDPYNVSSDELAKVIAVEMGASKLFFITADTVLSSENCNVPSEMILTEDGRISKLSLGQTQQLLEANPDNPLMIRVESAFQACEQGVNRVHIIDGKSDGAVLKEIFSNLGIGTMIHNNTYERIRKMESKDISSVLSLMKPFIDKGILISRSRQDLTEMKKDFVVYSMDGIIHGCGALHRYSDDLAEIAALAVDRKFVHLKIGGKIVSYLLEQAQNKGLKRVFVLTTQTSDWFQNLGFETADVEDLPEEKRSQYNKDRNSRVLMYRF
- a CDS encoding TatD family hydrolase encodes the protein MDAHSHSDDYPNRDAMLREVKKNKILTLNSAVDPESIKAAAAMNKICPWILTASGIHPWNAGKYSPETVESLENEYKSAMHISEIGMDSVWAPQEADIKKQEALMESQLSMALKYNKPVTLHTKGAEQQVLTQLKSIRPPSTLIHWFDGSETQLKEYMNLDCFFTVSPAVFTDRKFRSLIKKIPLNRLLPETDNPGTWSWLFGEDGHPLQIQNVIKESASFLNCDEDELLLCYKENLKAFLLL
- the sppA gene encoding signal peptide peptidase SppA, giving the protein MKKTPIICMLILLSLSPLWAQNFGIAVQDQISAVLSNPAAMGVGNSQGFGYINRFSTDNGFEKDYDLIFSLGNLAYSYGNLYGTNKHRVAGGISLGMGMYAGADYQWYKGIDDMGGLGLSFMLRPTDFISLAIKGEDLNKEEYMELGFGFRPLFFTKNLSSRLTLSGDARVQNGEWQGVSLGAFMEPADGVKLFSDYNFEKEAFQVGMSLSFAFLDIGSAMDASGDRSWNDGYFQAFSSVKKQRSFIERSFNKAIEYDLADVIIDTPVRGYASVTPQKGVRTLVDFILDMEVIKKDDTTDAIIFRNQSFQTNFANLLEIESVLHEVKATGKKIYFYYDSIDNLPYALAASVADGIYLSPAGSVYLKGFGVTNFYLKNFLAEWGIKVNNFQSHDYKTVYNRYSESGMTDAEREALQYMYDGLQAQMNRMIDEGRSEKLDGSAQSLIDKGPFIYASKALEMGLVDALMYEDEFDTTMRQLRLNIFKASHSTGDIKYDWESTGRPIIAVIYANGGINMGEGVAGQNIGSDSMVEAIRAARKNPLVKGIILRVNSGGGSSLASDLIAREVALCSHGENPKPVIVSMGGSAASGGYYISAPATRIIASPATITGSIGVITIMPEITGLLEKFGVGTGSVKTAENANTGSPLKEMTEEEAAMIREYIAENYEQFISLVGEFRQMPVEKVHESAQGRIWTGEQAKERGLVDANGGIRQAYQLMQQMVETKKDIRLLEIVPGRNPNIFERSLSMPMFQSLRKESELPLPEDLKNLMKMYKELSSYEEEKALYLMPYTEEELGIGGE